In the Chaetodon trifascialis isolate fChaTrf1 chromosome 12, fChaTrf1.hap1, whole genome shotgun sequence genome, AAGCGGATCAATAGCACTCTCATGAGCTAccaccagcagcctgttagcttagcttagcatcaagaaTTGAAACGGGGGGAAACAactagctctgtccaaaggtaacaaagtACAGTTGTGGTATTATGGTatggtattattattatcatgtgTAGGACTTTCTCTTTTGCCTCCCGGAGTCTTGTCATGATCTGGAGTGGCCAACAGCTCCCTCTGGGACAAAAATTTGCTTCTacagttttggtttttgtgcagAACACATGGCTTAAGATAAGATCACTGTTTCCTGGCTTTAGCTTGATATATAACAGAGAGGTTTCAGAGTCGTATTGGTCTCCCCTTCTAATTTATAGCATGAAAGCGAATCTGTGTATTTCTTAAAAAGGCAAATTCCTTTAATAACAGGGCAATGAACAACATGCACTGTGTCTGTATAAGCCTACAGTGCAGAGTTCAAGCTTTAGAGCAAGATTTCCATGTGACGACAGACTTTTTGACCACTCTGTGAgctgtaaccccccccccccccccccccgtccctGCTTTGCTCTATCTTTCCACTGattcactcctctcctcctctctgtgaatTTACCCTCTGTTCTCTTATAATCCCACTGGTCCTCCTTGtgtcctccctgcctccctctatctgtctctctccatctgggCAGCAGTGAAGTGTCCATCCATCAGAAAGAAGAAGTACTGCTGAAATCCCGTGCCTCCCATCACAGCCCCCTTCTCTCACCGTGTTTGCATACAAACATATTTCAGCTTACTTACTACGTGTCAGGGGCACAGGGAAGATAGCGGCATCTTATATACCGTTATGATTCAGGATTTACGCTCGATAAATATGGGGAATGAGATTTACATCCTAAGGGGGCCTGAGGGAGCTTTGTTGAAATTCTattgcaaatgaaaaaacagaaaacaataatGGAATCTGTGGTTTTTCCTGCATGTGGGGCTGATACTGGCTGCCTGTTACCAAAAAAACGAGACATTGTCGATCGAGGATTATCTGTCCCTGTTGTGATGGACAGAAAGTTGCTGAATCTGATTTCTGATGAGACATTGTGCCATTTTGCAAGCTAAAATAGAGTTTCAAAGTTTTTGTGATGTTGTGTCTAAATTACAGCATATTAAAGTTGAATTTAAGGCGGTCGAAAACACAGATCACTTCCACTGATTGTGTGGTTGTGGGGAATAGCCAAATTGTCAGCTCTCGTCTGTTCCACTGACAACAAAATAAGGACCCCTCGCTGTGAGACTCAACACTTGGCTTCATCACTGGATGTCCATGAATGGGTTTATCTGCGAAGAGGAGACACAACACAGTTGTAACAGTCATCAGATGAAAGGATTTGTGCGATTTGTTCGATGATACCTTAAAGCTGAAAAGCTTGATGTGCTTTATGACTGCGACTCCCACTGATTGTGGGAGAGATCTCATTTCACACATGAACGTctctgtgcgcgtgtgtgtgtgtccctgcactCTGTAGTTAGTGCCTTAACATTGTTTGCCCCGGGCTAGattgcagagaggaggaggacgaggagaacAGGAGACATAgttgaagaaagaggagaaaaaaggggaGAAAGTGATTCtgagaatgaaaaaagagaggggaaaaacattttgtcacattttatttagtAGAATTAAATTCAGGTTTAAGGCGTTCCTAAGGAATATTTATCAATTCCACAAGGTGTAGTCCATCAAAGCTAAAAAAGGCTAAAATTTGATCTTCAGGTATTGATTCACATACTTCTACTTTGTAGCTGCAAAGCCAGAGACAGATACAGGCTTGGTACCTGCAAGCCCTGTGGGTGCTTTGGGCTAGATTTATCACCACTGGGGCTCTCTGATGATGAGGCCGTTTAGTTGGGGTCCCTGTAGTCCTCCACTGATTAGCGTCAAACATCTTCCCTAATAACCTTAACAAGAACAACGCCTCAGGACGACATGCTGATGCACACAGGCAagtgtacgcacacacacacatccttggAGATAGAGAAAAGAGCTAAAGGCTacccatcctcctctccttctcctcaaagtcacccctctctcctctgctccagccACAACTTGGCATCTCTCACGACTTCTGGGctgagaccccccccccccccgccatcATCTTGTATCTTCTGTGCTACCTCCCACTGCCAATTCCAACACCGACACACTTCCACCAAATTGAGTTGGTTATGGTTCAAGAATCCCACCTCTGCACATAAAGTTGCTCTCAGCATCAATATGAAATAAGACAATACGAATACATGAATACAGACTGGTGTGTATGAACACCCTTGCCTCGTGGGATAAAGAAGTGAGGAGGGGATATCGAGAATAACAGAATTTATGGTGCTGTGAGAAGCTGCAGGCGCTATTTTATAGACAGTGACTCCCTCTGTGGATTGTTtcctgacaacaacaaaaaataaaaaataaaagtactgtaAATGACAGGCGACCCGCACATGGCAGCATGACTTCATTGGCTTGCTTAGTCTAATCATTTAGCAAGAATAAGAAATGTCTTTGTTACCACTTAACATTTTAATCGGTTACCCTGCCTTTATGCTGCATTCACTCACTATATGGATCTTTTGCTTCTCTACTATACGTTCATATGTGAAATGGATATGAAGGAACCATGTTTTAATGTACAAGTTTAAGCATCTTTTGTTATTGGAGCGGTGAATACATTTCAAGGTGCCAGCGCAATGGCAGTGGGGCTACCGTTGTCTGGCATGGACATTTTTGGACGAGTGAGGCACACTTTTCTGCTGTTGAAGAGATATTTTACGAGGCACACTGAATGCAGCGTGAGAGTCCCGCCGTGACGTCACGCGGAGCCGTGGAGTCAGTCAGCTGAGGGAGGAACTCCGACAACAGAAAGTCAACCAGGAAACCGAGGCTGCTAAACTGACCTGCCGCCACGGTGTGACGGCCAAACGGCGGTATCAACAACAAGAATCACACATTAGAGCAGTCAAggatttgtatttgtatttaagTTGACACAAAGCAGCGACAATGAGTTCCCTTTTCAAGAAGAAGACTACCGATGGTAAGTTTGCTCTGTGTGAAGAGCTAGCTAACTTGTTTTTAGCCCGAGTGTACAGGCTGTTGTGTTGTTCCCGTCTTTAATTAGCTGTTCCCACTCGTTTAACCTGTTCTTGGTCTAGTTGAGTCACCGGTCACATTGCCGACTGAAGTCGAAAACCTGAGTTGAAGTGCTGCCAAACTCAGTGTATTAGCGTCGGTGAACATGCTATACTTGTAACATATATGGCTGGATAACAGTGTAGCTCTCTAAGCAGCACTATGTGGTGTTAGTGGTGTCGTTTAGGTTAGTTCATACTAACAGATTAAACTGTGTCGTTAGCTGTCTGTTAACATTACGTCCATACAGGAAGAAGGTGACTGTGTTGCTAAACTAGAGCTAAGGTTAAGTAATTGTTTAACAATGTCCGAATTAGAAACCGGAAGCATAATTCCAAATCAACACTATATGTATGAGTCAACGTTGAGTTTGTCTTGTCAAATAGATATCACCAGATGTAATGTTTGTGTGAACTGTCATAGTGTAtcgttgattttttttttttttaaattatataaCCTTAGATTAATTCAGCGGCTGCTCTGCGTCATTTCCATCTCTCAAGTTTTCCTCCTCGGAAAGACATTATCTAATACTTTACTGTCCATTTGTGTCTGACTCATAGACTCTGAAgtaaaagtgagaaaatacCTGCAGTTTTTATCCAAAACAGTGCGTTAAGATTCTGTAAAGTAAAAGAAAAGCTGTTAAAGTAAGCCACTGTGTCATGCTGCATATGGTAATTTCAGTCAGTAATATACAGTGATGTCAAAATTCTTGAAAGCCTTTCAATCTAaatgtttcagtatttttcttcaGGCGAGGTAATGAGCCTCGCAaggtcaaaaaaagaaaaaaaaactgcctctTTTTTTATCAAATGTAATGAATCAATTATTCTGTGTGAAAGTACAGATTATACTGACTCATATGGCTGCATGTCCAGAGGGACGGCACACTATACTTCACCTCCCGTGGACCGTATTTGTGTGGAGGATTCAATAAGAATATCAAAGTGTATCATCTGCAGGTTTAAAAATAGGCTCGGTTGGTTAAGGCAAATCTTTTCGCAGCACCGCCTATCACCTCCTCCCATCACTGTCATTCCAGTTTCAGCCGTAACGATCATCTGCATACTGTACTCACTGTGCTGTGTTACCTTCACTCCACACCGAGCCACTGCCAGGTCCTCTCAGCCGTGGCGTTTCGCTGCTGTCTCCATGACATGTTctggcttcctctcctctctctggacGCGGCGTTTTCGGGTTGCTAGCCCTGGGTCGGCTGGTTGAAGTGGTTTCTGGGTATTTGGCgaatggagaggaggggggttaGATCCCACGTATTTGTAGGACGATATCCCTCCCACTTTGAGACGTTGGCGGCACGTCACCTTATACGTACAACGTGTGTCTTTCGCACAAGTGGTCCAACGCACTGACGTGTCTTGATCAACTTAATAGGCATTTTTTGGCAAAAAGTGATATTTCCAATTATATCACATATCAGCTTATGAATatagagctgaaacagttgCTTTGAAATTAAAATTGTTACCAAATTAATGTCTAAACTCTACATATTACTCAGATAACTTAACTATTGTGTATTTCTTTACTCATTTCTCCATCCTGGTCGTGGAGGTGAGgtccctcctctgttgctaTTGagttttttgtccttttttaccCTGTAAAAGGCTTTTTTGTGGAGTTTATCTGCAAATTTGTAATCAGACTTGACTtgattactttatttatccagaATCCTAACTTTATATGGTGTGTGAAAATTCATTATAgatttaaaatgtgtaaaaagacATTGTGTGTCATGTTGCTGCACATAGTAACATCCAGAACACCTCCATTTTGACTAAATCTGATTTTACTTTATTAAGCAACTGAATCCAGTTAAATctcaaaactgttttttctcCATAGCCAGTACAGTAGAGTGTTATAAGgtcctgaagtgtgtgtgtgtgtgtgtgtgtgtgtgtgtgccgttATTTGGATTGCCCCTCACTCAGATGTCATGGCTGAGTGTGTGACTTCAGAGTCATACATTATCTCACATGATGCCACTTTGTGAGAGCTGACTCAGTATTGGTGTGAGCTGTCCAATGAGCACGTCCACAGTTGGCAGTATCAGCGTGCGTTCTCAGTGTGCTGCTTGTTACTCTGTGGTATTTCTCCTCCATGTGGGCGCGAACTTGCACATGCTCACCATTAAGCCGCTGAATAGATGCTTCAGATTTCTCCCGAAGCCAGCTGACCTGGTCCCTGCCCCTTTTCAAATGCCGATGCAAGAGAGAAACAGTGATGTCCAAATTGAAACCATTCTCAGTTtagagatttcttttttctactACTGCACCcagagtaaaaaaagaaaaggtggtCCACTCAGAagataaaaaaatgaaactccATGCACTTTCTGTTCAGCTGTCAGCTCCTGATTATGTTGGCACTCGAGTCATGAGTGATGCCAAATTTCAGGACTGGAGATATCTTACTGTCACGAGCGCAGGGGAGAATTTTGACAGAGTGTTGTAGCTTGAATCTCCTGTTGAATGTCACGGAGAGTGTATTTGGATTTTGGCATTTTAGTATCTGAAAAAGCCACTTGCGTGTTCGAAATGTTCAGGTGTCGTAGCTTTGACAGAGTGTGAACtggtctttttttctgtccgtctctctccaAAGACATCATCAAGGAACAGTCTAAGGAGCTGCGGAGCACTCAGAGACAGATCGCGAGAGACAGAGCAGCGCTGgagaaacaagagaaacaaatgGTGGGaccacgcacacgcacgcgcacacacacactcacacacacagtctggggAACTGGATTGTGTCTATGCAAGACATTTCCCATAGATTTCTATATATTGCATCAATTCTTTATTAAGACCCCCCTGctctcccaacacacacacacacacacacacacacacacacacacacacacacacacacacacacacacacacacacacacacacacacacacacacacacacacacacacacagctagaGATATTACAACCACTTCCTGCTATTGAGCTTTATTGGCTAATTGGTCTAAATGAATAGACAAGAATGATATGGTGTGGTGGCTTTGCTTCAGGCAAGTgggacctctctctctctctctctctctctctctcacacacacacacacacacactcccagacaCACATAACATTATAACATTTCCCCTCTCTGAAAGATAAAAGAAGACGGCTATGTCCTCTCCCCTCTGTAGTATTAAGTAAATATCATACAGGACATAATTACTTCCCTGGGGAGCCCGGTTTTATATTCCTCATTAATGCTTTCCGCTAATTAGtccagttttttctttttttaaagctttgttaTACGTTTTGAATAAAAGATTCTTTCGCTAAGAAATGGAAATGACCTATATTTGCAGTTTAGGATAACCATGACTGTCTGTTGACCCCCTATGCCTTCTAGTTCATAAGTCTTTGACAAGTTTGCAAAAATAAGTAACCACAGGACCTTAAAGAGAGTTAAAATACCTTACCGTCATTTAATGCCTATGCTGTGTCTTTcataataatgttttttgttaaaTCTGTTGACATTGTTTAACAAATTCAtctattttattgtctttttcagcCCTAAACTTTGGCTCTCTGACACAAAAATACACTGCAACCACAGcctgatttcatttatttattactttaaGTCTGTGGattgaagctgctgctgcaacacattGTTCATCTGTTGTTCGCTGTCCCGTGTGTATACAGAGATTTCCAGTTCCTCCGAGGCAGAGCTTTTACAGCATCACAGAGAGCACTATCTATCCATCACACCCCTTCGCCCCCTTCCTCCTTGTCTGACAGGACAGTAAATAAGACATTATAAGCTTCGCATCAGCAGCAGTCccactgctctcctctgtgtctttgccCCGTTAAAGCATTCATAGTTTCTCAGATGACAGCACAGttgacattattattgttactgtctgcctttatttttttttctctcacacgGCTCTACATTTTCTTACCCAGTGGCATTACTTTGAGTGTTTCATGCTCCAGGGCGTCTGCGTGGTCTTAAAAAGTATTTAAGTTGATAAATCAATTTATTCACAATTAAGGCCCTTAAAAAGTATTTAAAACGCCCTTTCCTGAGGTATTAGATTTTATAGCTTGTTTTCAGTGTAGGGGTGTGCAGTGGGATTCTGCGTACTTCATTTAGACGTTGACAGTTTGCGCCCTCGCTGTCCCACTGACCGACTGCTGCCTGATGACATGAAGGTCTCTTCATGCCTGGGTGTTAAGCTGCCTAGCTACCGgggaaatgcacattttcagacaaGGAGGTTGAACCACGGCTGAGGCCTGTCTCCAGAAATAACAGTGAGGCGTACCGCTCTGTGCGGTGTGTGGTGTAGCCTCGGAGGTCAGCTGTAGATGATGAAGTAGCGGCCTTCATCGTGATGATGGGCGTTCCCATCCTTCCTATCTTAATTATGTATGATACAGTAGTTCAAGGAGTCATCACAAACTAAGACTGTTTACTCGTGCTATTTAATATTAATGTATGCTAAATGTAAGTTCAAATGCTGTTGATGAAACCAGTTAGAGCTCGAAGAGGCGCTGAGGTCTTAAAATGGATGGAAAAGGTGTTAAACTTAAAAATCCTAAATACACCGTGTCCTCATGAGACAAGCAGATACAGGCTGACCCTAATGCaccgttgtgtgtgtgtgtatgtgtgtgtgtcagataaaCAGAGACCCTGAGCTGAGTGGGGAATGTCTGTTGCTTCATCAAACATTAATAATTGATTGGTGTTTCCTGAAGATGCTTTTAGCTCACACACAAGAAATGAAGCAGACATGCTCGGGCTGTTGTAAGCAGCAGTGCTGAGAGGCCTGGCTAGCTTACTGTAACCTGCAGCTCCGCTCTCGTCTCTCGGGATGCTCACGCACACTCGCGCCCACACACAGCATCCCTGTGGGCATCcgtgtgttttctgatgtttacCGAAGCCAAAAGCACGTATTTGCTTGCCAGTGTGCGAGGCCTGATCCAGATGACTTTATTTACTGTGTCTATATTTGCAAACACGCTGGTCTCTCGGGAGCTCTGTGgatacatttctgtttgtttatcaATACATAGGGTGCCTGTGCAGGCACAAGTActtggttgtgtgtgttgtacagtAAGAGGAAGTGCAGTTATTTGCATAGTAATGATTACACAGTTTACCTTAAAAAGCCATCTTGATTCTTCAGGGTCATGAAATGTCATTTAAGATGGCAAAAACGAGTGACGGACATCCAAAATGTTCATTCAGCAATGGCATCAGTGTGGATTACCCATTCAGATCCCTCCATGGCACAGACACTGGTCCTCTAGTCTACCATTGAGCTCCTTGCAGTTGACAAGGCAGCTGATTATTCCATCCTGATTCTCCAAGAAATGAGTTTTTGACATGGATAAGCATGTCGTATTGCTGAAACAGATAGAAAATTGGAGGCGTTCACTGATTACTTTGGAAAGGAATGTGTCCGTTATGCATGGTAGCTGCTCTCCTCTGGCTAATCTGCAATATGTGCAGCCCTAAACCCtctgtttttcttaatttataTGGAACAGTACGTCAAATTAAATGCTTGTTGTTACTGTTGATGATTTCTTTACCCATAAAACCAGGACACACTTAGCCTCTCAGTTGCTTTAATGGATTTGTTCCAGACATCTACAGTATAGCTGATTTAGTGTTTGGAGCCATTAGTGGCTGCTccttctgctttctttcctgTCACACAATACAATTCTGTAATATGGACAAAAGACTACATTCTTACAATATCCATTCATTTTTTGTGCATACTTGCACTAATTTGTAAAGTTTGCATACTGACATTGCACTAAAAGTTACCTACTATTACTGTTAAGTATGATAACACACAGTCTTGTTGGTGTCCTCACATCCCATATTCTCCCCTTCAACCCTCCAGGAGGCAGAAATCAAGAAAATGGCTAAGAGCGGTAACAAGGAGGCGTGTACAATTCTGGCCAAGCAGCTGGTCCAGCTGAGGAAGCAGAAGAACCGCACGTACGCCGTCAGCTCGAAAGTCACCTCCATGTCTACGCAGACGAAGGTCATGAACTCCCAAATGAAGATGGCCGGCGCCATGTCCAGCACAGCCAAGGTAAGATCCCGGACCCTGGATCAGGTTTTAAAATGATTCACGTTGAGTTGGCAGGTTTACTCCAGTTTGAAGGCACAAAGGGTGACAGCACAGTAGAACCACAATGGTTAGTCAATTAAAAGATCATTAATCGCCAACTCTATAAAGTGATTAAgcgtttcagtcattttccaaGCAAAAATGTTGAGTATTTGctgatttcagcttcttaaatgtcataatttgctgcttttttgtcatttatgaaTGTAAATGGCAATTCCTTTGTCAATCTTTGACATTTAATAGACTAAACGATTAATCGACTGATCGTGAAAATAATGGGCAGTTTAatagataataaaataattgttagttgcgGCCCTATACCTCATACAAGCCCACTTCAAGTGATCCAGACTATCCCTTTAATGTGTATATATCTTAAGACAATCTATTGTGAAAAGCAACATGTGGTTTTGTCCCTCAGGGTTTATTGTTTGTACATCTTCATCTTTTTGGTTGAAGAAAGCTGCACATGCTTTAAAGATGGACACAGTGTACTTTctagcaaacacacacagcatattcAAAGTGGACAGTTGTTAGATTAGCTTTCCCTCAATGCTCAAATAGCCATTTAGACACTGGATATCCACCAAAATCAACTCGCTGTGAAAAGTtagatgtgtttctgttttgtgtatGAACTAGTTCCGGTGTTTACTCATATTAATATTTTAGTGTTGTAATTAAAGTATTAATGTGGGATCTGTTCATGTTTAAAGCCAAGTCTTGCGGCAGCGTCGTCGTTAATGAAGTGTGAGAGGTAGTAATTGGCCGGGAGCGATGTACTGTACAGAGTCAGACttagcaaacacagacaggtcAAATATAATTAGGCTTCAGATTAATGGAGTGCGATGAGGTGGGTGTGTGGCTGTTTCACTGCGCCACTGTGTTAATTGTTTCATGTCAGATGTACACAAAGTTTGTTAATACACAAGTTTCAATTCAGTTTATTCAATGAATAGTGCAGCGTTTTCCTCTTCGGCATAGTTCAGAGTCAGAGTTAAAGTGGGATTGTATCCTCTCTGTCGTGTCAGGCTGGGCTGTGAAAGTGAGCCACGCTTGTGCTTATCTTTCGCAGGAGATGCATAATTTGTGAATTATTTCTATTATGCTGTGCGCTAGTGAATGCAGAGCAAGCCTTCTGAGGCCCTATTTTAACCAAACGAACATTGCTGCAGAACACACTGATTTGTAATAAGTGTAAAAATCATCTGAAATTAGCTCCTTGGGAAAAAGCCTTGTGGCGACCATGTGAATCCAACTTAATATTTCAGCTTAATTTGGCGTTTTGCACATATTTTACTGCCCTCCTGTGGTGAAAAAGAGGGCAATGTAAGAGCTAACGCAGGATATTCCAGCCTGAAGGTCTTGCTTATTTGCTACATCCATTTACAACCATTTTGTTTTGTCGCTCAagagcagctctgacagtgTGTTGCTTCTCCTTGGCACCAACTTGAAACATAATtcccttcactctctctttaAAATCTGAACAGACTATGCAAGCCGTGAATAAAAAGATGGATCCACAGAAGACCCTGAAGACCATGCAGGACTTCCAGAAGGAGAACATGAAGATGGGGATGACTGAGGACATGAGTAAGGACACATGATGCACACATGCGCATGCACAAAGGCCTCTGGTATTTACAGGCTTACCAGAACCAGATTGTCAGGATATATGTGCAAGGAGTGACGTGCGTTGCAGTCAATGTTTTGATTAGATAATACAAATGTACCATGGTAACACGTACTGCATGAAGTGATAATCCACAAGTatccacacatacatacattggCTAGTTTGGAATCAAAATGTTCAGCTGTCTCACTCTAAAGTCCAACCTGTGACTGAAAATCAATGTGTCTGACTGCTGTTTAATTGACCCGTCCGTCCTTATCTCCCCGCTCCCCGTCTTACTCTCTGTCCAGTCAACGACACTTTGGATGACATCTTTGAAGACTCAGGGGATGAAGAGGAATCTCAGGGCATTGTCAACCAGGTCCTGGATGAGATCGGCATTGAGATCTCTGGAAAGGTAAGAAATTCAATATGGGAGCGATAGAGAATCTACCACTGACCTTATATTGTGTTATCCAGAAAGGGTAACTTTAATCATGAATTAGTTTTGTTTTATCACGCATTTTACACCTAACTCTTCTTAATGGAGTGCACATCCCGCAGCCACAGGAACTGAACATTAAGCGTACCACATGGCCTTTACTGGACTGATAAAATGTATTCCAGCTGCCACATGGTGGGGCTAGCCGTCAGCTCTTCTCACTCCATGTACCGGAGCCTGTGGAGCTGCCAGGCTGcccatctgctgtgtgtctggctCCCCCTGGGGGGCTTCATGAGTTATTACCCCTCATAACACATAGCACAAACCCACGCATTGTCCTATAAACAAGCCCACAGCTGGAGAGAACAAACAGGCAAGTTAAATAAAAACCTGGAAAATAGTTTTTGAATTCAGAGAGGGGGTAATTATTTCCTGCTCAATCACAATAAAAGACCGAGCAGATGATTCTCTGAATGCTCTCGTATCATGCACTTTCttggaaaagcaaaacaataaaagccCTCTCAATCGACCCTTAAGCTGAAAGGAAGTTGGAGGACTCATAAACTATGGTAGTTTGGAAGGAAATAGCCCAAGTCAATAAGCCGCCATGTGTGTTATTGTCATATTCAGTGCAGTTATTGTTCAGTGTATAATGGAAAATGATAAATGCAGGAAAAGGGTCCTTTTTTTCAGCCACGACAAATGTAATT is a window encoding:
- the chmp2ba gene encoding charged multivesicular body protein 2Ba — translated: MSSLFKKKTTDDIIKEQSKELRSTQRQIARDRAALEKQEKQMEAEIKKMAKSGNKEACTILAKQLVQLRKQKNRTYAVSSKVTSMSTQTKVMNSQMKMAGAMSSTAKTMQAVNKKMDPQKTLKTMQDFQKENMKMGMTEDMINDTLDDIFEDSGDEEESQGIVNQVLDEIGIEISGKMVRAPAAGKSLPGAASAKQATISDDEIERQLRALGVD